From Candidatus Saccharibacteria bacterium, the proteins below share one genomic window:
- the typA gene encoding translational GTPase TypA, with amino-acid sequence MAENNIRNIAVIAHVDHGKTTLVDAFLKQTKVFRDNQAEMSQDLIMDSNDQERERGITITAKITAVKFNDTQINIIDTPGHADFGGEVERTLHMADGCLLIVDAQEGPMPQTKFVLEKAFVAGLRPIVVINKIDKPAARVDQIVEEIGDLFLELATDDSQLDYPIYYAIGRDGKAWKDLPDDSSQPADIQPILEAIIEYIPEPIVSDGGFQLLVTSLEWDDYQGKYVIGKVERGQLKTGDILSLVDQSGVVGSGYRVDKIYGYQGLDKVIKDQATAGEIIAVTGIKDAKIGQTLTTPDMPEALEAIDLEPPTLSIYLGPNTSPFKGLEGEFTTSRQIGDRLKRELETNIGLIVEDDGIGFTIKGRGELHLSVLMESMRREGFEFEIGRPKVVYKEQDGKSMEPVELVTIEVPVEHIGVIQSEFGSRKAELLEQVTLRDNLVRLVYRISTRNLIGLRSQLITSTKGTLVMNSLMDGYQPKTTELESKRNGVLIAWEQGESRAYALNNAEARGVLFVGPGVKLYQGQIIGLANQKDDLDINASKSKQLTNMRSKSSDGTIKLTPAIEMSLEQSMDFLNDDELLEITPSSLRLRKRILDKGLRKKK; translated from the coding sequence ATGGCAGAAAATAATATTCGCAACATTGCAGTGATAGCCCATGTCGATCATGGTAAGACTACGCTGGTCGATGCTTTTTTGAAGCAAACCAAGGTCTTTCGCGATAATCAAGCAGAGATGAGTCAGGATTTGATTATGGATTCCAATGATCAAGAGCGTGAGCGAGGAATTACTATCACGGCTAAGATTACGGCAGTCAAGTTCAATGATACCCAGATCAATATCATTGATACTCCTGGACATGCCGATTTCGGTGGTGAAGTCGAGAGGACTTTACATATGGCAGATGGTTGTCTATTAATCGTTGATGCTCAAGAGGGGCCAATGCCTCAGACCAAATTTGTTCTGGAGAAGGCATTTGTGGCAGGACTCAGACCAATTGTCGTAATCAACAAGATTGATAAGCCAGCAGCCAGAGTTGATCAGATAGTCGAAGAGATAGGAGATCTATTTTTGGAATTAGCCACTGATGATAGTCAGTTAGATTACCCAATCTATTATGCGATAGGTAGAGATGGCAAGGCTTGGAAAGATTTACCAGATGACTCTAGTCAGCCAGCAGATATCCAGCCAATCCTTGAAGCAATCATTGAATACATACCTGAGCCAATAGTATCTGATGGAGGTTTTCAGCTTCTAGTAACTTCACTTGAATGGGATGATTATCAGGGTAAATATGTGATTGGCAAAGTAGAGCGAGGTCAACTCAAGACTGGTGATATTCTAAGCTTGGTAGATCAGAGTGGAGTAGTTGGTAGCGGTTATCGAGTCGATAAAATCTATGGATATCAAGGTCTAGATAAGGTGATCAAAGATCAAGCTACTGCAGGCGAGATTATCGCAGTCACAGGTATCAAGGATGCTAAGATTGGTCAGACTTTGACCACACCAGATATGCCAGAAGCACTAGAAGCCATAGACCTGGAACCACCTACTCTGAGTATTTATTTGGGTCCAAACACATCTCCATTCAAGGGCTTGGAGGGGGAATTTACGACTTCTAGACAGATTGGTGATCGGTTGAAGCGAGAATTGGAGACTAATATTGGATTGATAGTAGAGGATGATGGGATTGGGTTTACCATCAAGGGTCGAGGTGAGTTGCATTTGAGTGTTTTGATGGAATCGATGCGCCGAGAAGGGTTTGAGTTTGAGATTGGTCGACCCAAGGTAGTATATAAAGAGCAAGATGGCAAGAGTATGGAGCCAGTGGAGTTGGTGACTATTGAGGTGCCAGTCGAGCATATTGGAGTGATCCAATCTGAGTTTGGTAGTCGTAAGGCTGAGCTATTAGAACAAGTCACCCTTAGGGATAATCTGGTCAGGCTAGTTTATCGGATTAGTACTCGCAATCTGATTGGGTTGCGTAGTCAGCTAATCACTTCGACCAAGGGAACGCTGGTAATGAATAGTTTAATGGATGGTTATCAGCCAAAGACAACAGAGCTAGAATCAAAACGCAACGGTGTGCTAATCGCTTGGGAGCAGGGTGAGAGTCGAGCTTATGCTTTGAATAATGCCGAAGCTAGAGGGGTGTTATTTGTTGGGCCGGGGGTCAAATTGTATCAGGGGCAAATCATTGGACTTGCTAATCAAAAAGATGATTTGGATATTAATGCTTCCAAGTCCAAGCAACTTACCAATATGCGGAGCAAGAGCAGTGATGGCACTATCAAACTGACACCAGCTATCGAAATGAGCCTTGAGCAATCAATGGATTTTCTTAATGATGATGAATTGCTGGAGATTACTCCTAGTTCACTTAGGCTGCGTAAGCGGATACTGGATAAAGGTCTTCGTAAGAAGAAATAA
- a CDS encoding alpha/beta hydrolase, whose translation MSSKQYDIDRIQQIIYFHPPTNPDSTKTFLLIQGLHSNQTRMHGVIEFLQDYGQVISFDLPGTGETAPLNSTGQDISLENLSEYLGKLISQIEVTNLFVVAISLGGQLITTTLLQNPELENKLDKILGLGCPLGADSFHPFDLKNPELFFFKSLLVFRYWPLINIAQRIVNSPKIKWLYRLGIKKYQDTGQRSELVELEYQLWKQDLKTHATIGHQLLTKQFLIPSNAKIEIDFINLITKDDQYIDWNKTNQLFGQYYRNYSFHFLKLANHAPSLIATKEEIKATLTKQILDIIAS comes from the coding sequence ATGTCTAGTAAACAATACGATATTGATCGTATCCAACAAATCATCTATTTTCACCCTCCAACCAATCCAGACTCTACCAAGACTTTTCTACTGATTCAGGGTCTACACTCCAATCAAACTAGAATGCATGGAGTAATTGAATTCTTGCAAGACTATGGACAAGTAATCAGTTTTGACTTACCTGGGACGGGAGAAACAGCCCCCTTAAACTCTACTGGTCAAGATATTAGCCTTGAAAATCTCTCAGAATACCTGGGTAAGCTAATCAGTCAAATTGAAGTCACTAACCTCTTTGTGGTAGCAATCTCACTTGGCGGTCAACTAATCACAACTACACTTTTACAGAACCCTGAGCTGGAAAATAAACTAGATAAAATCCTTGGTCTGGGTTGCCCACTTGGGGCAGATAGCTTCCATCCTTTTGACCTCAAAAATCCTGAGCTATTTTTCTTCAAGTCCTTACTAGTATTTCGCTACTGGCCTCTGATCAACATTGCCCAAAGAATTGTCAACTCTCCAAAAATCAAGTGGCTATATCGACTTGGAATCAAGAAATACCAAGATACAGGTCAGAGATCTGAACTAGTAGAGCTGGAATACCAGCTCTGGAAACAGGACCTCAAGACCCATGCTACAATCGGGCACCAATTACTAACTAAGCAATTCTTAATACCATCCAATGCAAAGATTGAGATAGATTTTATCAACCTAATTACCAAAGACGACCAGTATATTGACTGGAACAAAACCAATCAATTATTCGGGCAATACTATCGGAATTATAGCTTCCACTTCCTTAAGCTAGCCAACCATGCACCGAGCCTAATTGCAACCAAAGAAGAAATCAAAGCGACCCTGACCAAGCAAATCCTTGATATAATAGCTTCATGA
- a CDS encoding glycosyltransferase family 4 protein yields MKVALVCPYDFYRPGGVQECIRDLANQLESREHKVAIIAPTTLQTSYQADPRVIMLGRARKVRTPFATSTELTFSTDKSEIVSLLDSHQFDLWHFHEPWIPRLSKQIIDLLPKNQKTLATFHAKLPDSFISRPIEKAITPYARSILGDFDYFTAVSEVAAEYLSNLTDKKFHIIPNAININIYQQPTKNFRLPKPTIFYIGRLEKRKGLDYLLKAFRVLTQEMGIDAELVLAGYGPKFRSLVNYTERYQLTHRVKWLGQISDQDKRIWLKSADVFCSPAIYGESFGIVLLEAMACNKPIVAGNNPGYSSVLTGVGELGLVNPKNPEEFARRLALFINNPEISQVFVDWSRQEILKYDFDIIVNSYLNLYEKILKT; encoded by the coding sequence ATGAAAGTTGCCCTAGTATGCCCTTATGACTTTTATCGACCTGGTGGAGTCCAAGAATGCATCCGTGATCTAGCAAACCAACTGGAGAGCAGAGAGCATAAAGTTGCAATTATTGCTCCGACTACTCTTCAAACCAGCTACCAAGCTGACCCAAGAGTGATTATGCTAGGTCGAGCCCGCAAAGTACGTACACCATTTGCAACTAGTACTGAATTGACCTTCTCAACGGATAAGTCTGAGATAGTCTCTCTACTCGATAGTCATCAATTTGACCTTTGGCATTTTCACGAACCATGGATCCCAAGACTTTCCAAACAAATCATTGATCTCCTACCGAAAAATCAGAAAACTTTAGCAACCTTTCACGCAAAATTACCAGATAGTTTTATCTCTAGGCCAATTGAAAAGGCTATCACTCCCTATGCTCGTTCAATTTTAGGAGACTTTGACTACTTTACAGCAGTTAGTGAAGTTGCCGCCGAATACTTGAGCAACTTGACTGATAAAAAATTTCATATCATACCCAATGCCATCAATATCAATATATACCAACAACCCACCAAGAATTTTCGCTTACCTAAGCCAACAATTTTCTATATCGGACGACTCGAAAAACGCAAAGGTCTCGACTATCTACTAAAGGCCTTCAGGGTTCTAACTCAAGAAATGGGCATTGATGCAGAGTTGGTATTAGCAGGGTATGGACCAAAATTTAGGAGCCTCGTTAACTACACTGAACGTTACCAATTGACCCACAGGGTAAAGTGGCTCGGTCAGATCAGTGATCAAGATAAACGAATCTGGCTCAAGTCGGCAGATGTCTTCTGCTCTCCTGCGATCTATGGTGAGAGCTTTGGAATAGTTCTACTTGAAGCCATGGCCTGCAATAAGCCAATTGTTGCTGGCAACAACCCTGGGTACAGCTCAGTATTGACTGGCGTCGGAGAGCTTGGACTGGTCAACCCAAAGAATCCTGAAGAATTCGCGAGAAGACTTGCCCTGTTCATTAATAATCCTGAAATATCACAGGTTTTTGTTGACTGGTCAAGGCAGGAGATTTTGAAGTATGATTTTGATATAATAGTAAACAGTTACTTAAACCTATATGAAAAAATCCTCAAAACCTAA
- a CDS encoding glycosyltransferase family 4 protein encodes MKKSSKPKLKIAFVFDDSLDRDDGIQQHIKSLAKYYNDHGHTVSFLVSKSKSSNLGQVYSLAENIKVNFNQNTLNIPLPASKDLIKQILTKNRFDIIHVQMPYSPLLAGRVLNLCPEQTLAFGTVHIVPSGFTSVIGSYVIGLLNRRSQRHLAQVISVSKPAQGFAKRYLGLDSIVIPNPVDNSKYFDKSTLNQPWPNQPIRIGFLGRLVKRKGLAHLLNASKILLDQGLNFQLEIAGDGKDHQKLLELSDQLGLSKLATWHGHLHEQKKIEFLKSIDIAVYPATGGESFGIVLTEAMATGRPIVLAGNNPGYTSVMDNLVNQVFDPFDYQVLAKTITHFAKLNQEQYRKVIDGQLNLVQRYSTTTVGKQTLDLYYKTLK; translated from the coding sequence ATGAAAAAATCCTCAAAACCTAAGCTAAAGATTGCCTTCGTCTTCGATGATAGTCTTGACCGTGATGATGGTATCCAGCAACATATCAAGTCTCTTGCCAAATATTATAATGATCACGGTCATACAGTTAGTTTCCTGGTCAGTAAAAGCAAAAGCTCAAATCTAGGGCAGGTTTATAGCCTTGCTGAGAACATCAAGGTTAACTTCAACCAAAACACTCTGAATATCCCTTTGCCCGCTTCAAAGGATTTGATCAAACAAATTCTTACAAAAAATCGTTTTGATATCATTCATGTTCAAATGCCCTATAGCCCATTGTTGGCTGGCAGGGTACTCAATCTTTGTCCAGAGCAAACCCTAGCTTTTGGCACGGTTCATATTGTTCCTTCTGGCTTTACCAGCGTCATCGGTTCATATGTGATTGGACTACTCAATCGTCGCTCTCAAAGACATCTAGCTCAAGTGATTAGTGTGTCAAAACCGGCTCAAGGTTTTGCCAAACGTTATCTAGGTCTTGACAGCATAGTGATACCCAATCCAGTTGATAACTCAAAATACTTTGATAAAAGCACCCTCAATCAACCTTGGCCAAATCAGCCAATTCGAATCGGTTTTTTAGGAAGACTAGTCAAACGTAAAGGACTTGCCCATTTGCTTAATGCCAGTAAGATTCTTTTGGATCAAGGCCTAAATTTCCAGCTCGAGATTGCTGGAGATGGTAAGGATCATCAAAAACTACTCGAACTCAGCGACCAACTTGGACTTAGTAAGTTGGCTACCTGGCATGGTCATCTTCATGAACAAAAAAAGATTGAATTTTTAAAATCAATTGATATCGCTGTCTACCCAGCTACTGGCGGAGAGAGCTTTGGAATTGTCCTGACTGAAGCAATGGCAACAGGTAGGCCAATTGTACTCGCTGGCAACAACCCTGGCTATACTAGCGTAATGGACAATCTAGTAAATCAAGTATTTGATCCTTTTGACTATCAAGTGCTAGCTAAAACGATCACCCATTTTGCAAAACTCAACCAAGAACAATATCGAAAAGTGATTGATGGCCAACTTAATCTAGTCCAAAGATACTCTACTACGACTGTCGGCAAACAAACTTTAGATCTGTACTATAAAACGCTTAAGTAG
- a CDS encoding RNA-binding protein, which yields MTTKLYVGGIPYSTTEQELEEFFSVAGQVVSARIITDRETNRSKGFGFVEMSSEEEAEKAISMLHDKEMGGRKITVNKARPKEDRPARRF from the coding sequence ATGACAACTAAATTATATGTTGGTGGTATTCCTTATTCTACTACAGAACAAGAATTGGAAGAGTTCTTTAGTGTAGCTGGTCAGGTAGTAAGCGCAAGAATTATTACAGATAGAGAGACTAATCGCTCAAAAGGCTTTGGTTTTGTCGAAATGTCTAGTGAAGAGGAAGCTGAAAAGGCTATCTCAATGCTTCATGACAAAGAAATGGGTGGTAGAAAAATCACCGTCAATAAGGCACGACCCAAAGAAGATCGACCAGCTAGACGTTTCTAG
- a CDS encoding FAD-dependent oxidoreductase has translation MKKQFGRIVIVGGGFAGVKLALSLAEHKHFEVCLISDTDYFEYHAALYRSATGGSPREVKIPLEDIFSKHSTVNVVKDKIIEIDYADKKVIGKSRRKYYFDKLVMAPGLVPCYFGIEGVEENAFSLDSIHSADRLRKHLGQLVKNKGQEKEIEFVVVGGGATGVELAAELPFYLKDLSSKKTTKKCQIKIDLIEASPRLLGLLSPKASKFAQWRLEELGVNLRLKTQVQAIKGGKLRLNTGESIRTKTVVWTAGATNNPIF, from the coding sequence TTGAAGAAGCAGTTTGGGAGAATTGTAATCGTCGGGGGAGGCTTTGCTGGGGTCAAGCTGGCTTTAAGTCTGGCAGAACATAAACATTTTGAGGTTTGCTTGATCTCGGATACTGATTATTTTGAGTACCATGCGGCACTATATCGTTCGGCTACAGGTGGCTCACCTCGTGAGGTCAAGATTCCCTTGGAGGATATTTTTTCCAAACACTCTACTGTAAATGTGGTCAAAGATAAGATTATTGAGATAGACTATGCTGATAAAAAAGTTATAGGCAAGTCGAGACGAAAATATTACTTTGACAAGCTAGTGATGGCACCGGGCTTAGTTCCATGCTATTTTGGGATTGAGGGGGTGGAAGAGAATGCTTTCTCGCTCGATTCTATTCATAGTGCAGATAGATTAAGAAAACACCTAGGTCAACTGGTCAAAAATAAAGGTCAGGAAAAAGAGATCGAATTTGTGGTGGTAGGTGGAGGAGCGACGGGGGTAGAATTGGCTGCTGAACTGCCATTTTATTTGAAAGATTTATCTAGCAAAAAAACTACCAAGAAATGTCAGATCAAGATTGACTTGATTGAGGCTTCACCTAGACTGCTGGGATTACTCTCACCTAAGGCATCGAAGTTTGCTCAATGGAGACTAGAGGAGCTAGGCGTCAATTTGAGACTAAAGACCCAAGTCCAAGCTATCAAGGGAGGTAAGTTGAGATTGAATACTGGAGAATCAATCAGGACCAAGACTGTAGTCTGGACAGCAGGGGCAACCAATAACCCAATATTT
- a CDS encoding vitamin K epoxide reductase family protein yields MKLKELLKGRITGIVLSVSGGLGILAAMQLALDQLHLLENPGYVPVCSINQTVSCTPVIESWQSSVFGFPNSYLGLISFAMILAVGVALIGKVKFPRWYMLLFNLGTLGGLMMTHWLAGSVMFDIGKLCLWCVLVWICTGASFVYTTAYNFSHDNLKFGNPKFRQEFVNNRLSILLAWYLMMAGLIAWKLF; encoded by the coding sequence ATGAAGCTTAAGGAGTTATTGAAGGGCAGGATTACGGGGATAGTCTTAAGCGTATCAGGTGGTCTAGGGATACTGGCTGCTATGCAGCTGGCACTTGATCAGTTGCACTTACTTGAAAATCCTGGTTATGTACCAGTTTGTTCGATCAATCAGACTGTTAGTTGTACTCCTGTGATTGAATCATGGCAGTCTTCTGTTTTTGGATTTCCGAACTCATACTTGGGGCTGATTAGTTTTGCAATGATCTTGGCAGTTGGGGTCGCTTTGATTGGCAAAGTAAAGTTTCCTAGATGGTATATGTTGCTATTCAACCTTGGGACTTTAGGTGGTTTAATGATGACACACTGGTTGGCTGGAAGTGTAATGTTTGATATTGGTAAGCTTTGCTTGTGGTGTGTGCTTGTATGGATTTGTACTGGAGCGAGCTTTGTTTACACTACAGCTTATAATTTTAGCCACGACAACCTAAAGTTTGGTAATCCAAAGTTTAGACAGGAGTTTGTCAACAATAGACTCTCAATTCTTCTAGCCTGGTATCTAATGATGGCTGGTTTGATAGCCTGGAAGCTCTTCTAG